A single window of Magnetococcus marinus MC-1 DNA harbors:
- a CDS encoding type II toxin-antitoxin system ParD family antitoxin has translation MATNVSLTPELESFARSCVESGRFNSVSEVVRQALRRLKEDEERRTKFDAMLDAVKEEAQREGTYTADQVLEEMDEIIDRVSK, from the coding sequence ATGGCCACCAACGTTAGTTTGACCCCCGAACTGGAATCCTTCGCCCGCTCTTGTGTCGAGAGCGGGCGTTTCAATAGCGTCAGCGAGGTAGTACGCCAAGCCCTACGTCGCCTTAAAGAGGATGAGGAACGCCGCACCAAGTTTGATGCCATGCTTGATGCCGTTAAAGAAGAGGCCCAACGTGAAGGGACCTATACGGCAGATCAGGTTCTGGAAGAAATGGATGAAATTATTGATCGTGTTTCAAAATGA
- a CDS encoding DUF3489 domain-containing protein — protein MINLTHTQQTILKAAAQRPDGSINPLPERIKGGASVKVINALEAKGLIENVSINPPYPNWVLTSAAYQAIGQEPPALPPVENQIIDTMTEETDTPEDLKPGIFSRIALDYLFIDTLETRKSDSLDFHNVSVWGVQSALEAAFQAGVEAAQRKTSQSRGTRANSKQARIIEMMQRPGGATLEQIAAETGWNKSTIRGAISGTLKKKLGLDVSRDKVDGGTTYHIG, from the coding sequence ATGATTAACCTCACTCATACTCAACAGACCATTCTTAAAGCCGCTGCCCAGCGCCCAGACGGGTCGATCAATCCTTTACCAGAACGGATCAAAGGGGGCGCATCGGTAAAGGTGATCAACGCCTTGGAAGCCAAAGGCTTGATCGAGAACGTAAGCATCAACCCACCCTACCCCAACTGGGTCCTTACCAGCGCTGCATACCAGGCTATTGGCCAGGAGCCTCCTGCCCTACCTCCCGTCGAGAACCAGATCATCGACACCATGACTGAGGAAACAGATACCCCGGAAGATCTCAAGCCTGGAATCTTCAGCAGGATTGCCCTGGATTACCTTTTCATCGACACGCTGGAAACCCGCAAATCCGACAGCCTCGACTTCCACAACGTCAGCGTCTGGGGCGTCCAGAGCGCTTTGGAAGCCGCCTTCCAGGCTGGGGTTGAAGCAGCACAACGCAAAACGTCCCAATCCAGAGGGACCAGGGCGAACTCGAAACAGGCCAGAATAATTGAGATGATGCAGCGGCCTGGCGGAGCCACATTGGAGCAAATCGCCGCCGAGACGGGATGGAATAAAAGTACGATCAGGGGCGCGATCTCCGGCACCCTGAAGAAGAAGTTGGGCCTTGATGTCAGCCGCGACAAGGTCGATGGGGGGACCACCTACCATATTGGCTGA
- a CDS encoding HU family DNA-binding protein, with product MTKSELILAVAEQNTLHKQSAVMVVDMVFNELGKALAKGERVELRGFGVFEPRARKPRTARNPKTGKKVNVESKTAVHFKPGLDMRRRVDY from the coding sequence ATGACTAAATCTGAACTCATTTTGGCAGTAGCTGAGCAAAACACTTTGCACAAGCAATCCGCAGTTATGGTCGTCGACATGGTTTTCAATGAACTTGGTAAGGCATTAGCCAAAGGGGAAAGAGTTGAGCTTCGAGGCTTTGGCGTATTTGAGCCGAGAGCCAGGAAGCCCCGCACTGCTAGAAACCCAAAGACAGGTAAAAAAGTGAATGTAGAGTCCAAAACGGCCGTGCACTTCAAGCCTGGGCTGGATATGCGCAGGCGCGTTGACTACTGA
- a CDS encoding D-Ala-D-Ala carboxypeptidase family metallohydrolase, with amino-acid sequence MSEQSWPHFSHAELECHCGCGSQKMDPQFMERLEELRMAYGKPIIVNSAYRCPNHNASVSTTGSNGPHTTGRAVDVQVSGEDAHTLMALAMHHGFTGIGVSQRGQHKSRFIHLDTLDVAPGQPRPTIWSY; translated from the coding sequence ATGTCTGAACAAAGTTGGCCCCATTTCAGCCACGCAGAGCTTGAGTGTCACTGTGGCTGTGGCTCACAAAAGATGGATCCGCAGTTTATGGAGCGTCTTGAAGAACTCCGCATGGCCTATGGCAAACCCATTATCGTCAACAGCGCATACCGCTGCCCCAACCACAACGCATCCGTTTCCACAACCGGATCCAATGGACCTCACACCACCGGCAGGGCTGTAGACGTACAGGTCTCCGGTGAAGATGCCCATACCCTGATGGCGTTGGCCATGCACCATGGGTTCACCGGCATCGGGGTTAGCCAGCGAGGCCAGCACAAGTCCCGTTTCATCCACCTGGACACCCTGGATGTAGCACCTGGTCAGCCTCGGCCAACGATTTGGTCGTACTGA
- a CDS encoding type II toxin-antitoxin system RelE/ParE family toxin → MKPAVFTPQGRRDLQGAAKDLGNENPMAARALREAIKKATRLLGEYPFAGQERTDITSRDVRFLVVHGFEYVIVYDPYPSPAEIQRVLHTKRDLNAILDEDH, encoded by the coding sequence ATGAAGCCTGCCGTTTTTACTCCTCAAGGACGGCGAGATCTTCAAGGGGCCGCCAAAGATCTTGGAAATGAAAACCCCATGGCTGCCCGAGCGCTACGAGAGGCTATTAAAAAGGCAACCCGGCTACTTGGTGAATATCCATTCGCGGGTCAAGAGCGTACCGATATCACTTCCCGCGATGTGAGGTTTTTAGTCGTCCATGGGTTTGAATATGTGATTGTTTATGACCCCTACCCTTCACCAGCAGAAATTCAACGTGTGCTGCATACCAAACGGGATCTGAATGCCATTTTGGATGAGGATCACTAA
- a CDS encoding HNH endonuclease has product MNEEKPARKVCKKCGKDKPIADFPSRFYKDKQNLYISGHCAECELERCRLKSRKRTKVQRQAERRRINENKGRQYRTIDEVQAEALERQEARHAKRDATEAWNRWVYQTAPDWWLNAFYASKGTPWSDHRLSVADRYRIRYQRDPEFKTNERVRSQAYKHDNPERVSQWSGGQSRVMDQHDGTMEKGSAMALLKEFDECPYCGEDLIASNSTLDHMDPIASGGIHGVSNLVVACDQCNRSKGSTPFMDWVETLSQPYRDNALMTYWQKQLLAPGKIARDLERCKINGFRWSARVA; this is encoded by the coding sequence ATGAACGAAGAGAAACCAGCACGCAAGGTCTGTAAAAAGTGTGGCAAAGATAAGCCCATTGCTGACTTCCCGTCGCGTTTCTACAAAGACAAGCAGAACCTTTATATCAGTGGGCATTGTGCTGAGTGTGAACTCGAAAGGTGCAGGCTTAAGAGTAGAAAGCGCACAAAGGTGCAACGGCAGGCAGAACGGCGCCGGATCAATGAGAACAAAGGCCGACAATATCGTACTATTGACGAGGTCCAGGCAGAAGCATTAGAGCGGCAAGAAGCCAGACATGCCAAACGGGATGCAACTGAAGCTTGGAACCGCTGGGTATATCAGACAGCTCCAGATTGGTGGTTGAACGCCTTCTATGCGTCGAAAGGTACTCCCTGGTCGGATCATCGTTTATCTGTCGCAGATCGATATCGGATTCGCTATCAAAGAGATCCTGAGTTCAAAACCAATGAACGTGTACGTAGTCAGGCTTACAAGCATGACAACCCAGAGAGAGTATCGCAGTGGAGCGGTGGTCAAAGCCGTGTGATGGATCAACATGACGGTACCATGGAGAAAGGGTCTGCCATGGCATTGCTGAAAGAGTTTGATGAGTGTCCATACTGCGGTGAGGATTTAATAGCTTCAAATAGCACGCTTGACCATATGGATCCCATTGCAAGTGGTGGTATCCATGGTGTGAGTAACTTGGTTGTGGCATGTGACCAGTGCAATAGATCAAAAGGATCCACACCCTTTATGGATTGGGTCGAGACGCTTTCACAACCCTATCGAGATAATGCCTTGATGACCTATTGGCAGAAGCAATTGTTGGCCCCTGGAAAAATCGCACGGGACCTGGAACGATGTAAAATCAATGGGTTCCGTTGGAGCGCAAGAGTTGCCTAG
- a CDS encoding site-specific DNA-methyltransferase: protein MNEIPAMAERIELWPTDRLMPYAGNARTHSDEQVAKVAASMVEFGFTNPILVDGKDGIIAGHCRLSAAQRIGLAQVPVVVLDHLSDAQRRAYILADNRLALDGGWDESILAAELARLQEDEFNLSLVGFTDEEMRDLLDGFADDMDGDGSGTAAGADEAVPEPPANPVSKTGDLWILGEHRLLCGSSLNPDDVIRLMNGERAILFATDPPYLVDYDGTNHPGSKESRKRESLNKDWSDSYGVTWDDSSQGPELYEGFIRAAIDHAIEPNAAWYCWHASKRQAMLEAVWEKMGAFQHQQIIWNKEKGVLTRSKYLWKHEPCLMGWIKGNMPPKINGAEFLSTVWDIRGLSGEERPDHPTPKPLDCFAIPMRQHVERGGLCYEPFSGSGSQIMAGEMTGRRVHAMEISPVYVDVAVKRFIQATGKIVYLDGSGGKSFDEIAAQRGIDLDP from the coding sequence ATGAATGAGATCCCTGCCATGGCCGAGCGGATTGAACTGTGGCCAACGGACCGGTTGATGCCCTATGCGGGCAACGCCCGTACCCACAGTGATGAGCAGGTCGCCAAAGTGGCGGCCAGCATGGTGGAGTTCGGCTTTACCAACCCCATTTTGGTAGACGGTAAGGATGGCATCATTGCCGGTCACTGCCGTCTCTCTGCCGCCCAGCGCATTGGCCTGGCACAGGTGCCAGTGGTGGTGCTGGACCATCTCTCCGATGCTCAGCGCCGTGCCTATATCCTGGCGGACAATAGGCTGGCGCTGGATGGTGGTTGGGATGAGTCGATCCTAGCGGCAGAGCTTGCTCGGCTTCAGGAGGATGAATTCAATCTCTCCCTGGTGGGATTCACCGATGAAGAGATGCGGGACCTGCTGGACGGCTTTGCAGATGATATGGATGGTGATGGCAGTGGGACTGCTGCGGGGGCCGATGAGGCAGTTCCTGAGCCTCCAGCCAACCCGGTTTCCAAAACCGGGGATCTGTGGATCCTTGGGGAGCATCGCCTCCTATGCGGTAGCAGCCTCAATCCCGATGATGTGATTCGGTTGATGAACGGTGAGCGGGCCATCCTCTTCGCCACGGATCCTCCCTATCTGGTGGATTACGATGGTACCAATCATCCCGGTTCCAAAGAGAGCCGTAAGCGGGAATCCCTCAATAAGGACTGGTCGGATAGCTACGGCGTGACTTGGGATGACTCCTCCCAAGGGCCTGAGCTCTATGAGGGATTCATCCGCGCTGCCATCGACCACGCCATTGAGCCCAACGCGGCTTGGTACTGCTGGCATGCATCTAAACGGCAGGCAATGCTGGAAGCGGTATGGGAAAAGATGGGGGCCTTTCAGCACCAGCAGATCATCTGGAACAAGGAGAAAGGTGTCCTCACCCGCTCCAAGTACCTGTGGAAGCACGAGCCCTGCTTGATGGGCTGGATCAAGGGCAACATGCCGCCCAAGATCAACGGCGCCGAGTTCCTTTCCACCGTCTGGGACATTCGTGGGCTCTCCGGTGAGGAGCGACCTGACCATCCCACGCCCAAACCACTGGACTGTTTCGCCATTCCCATGCGTCAGCATGTGGAACGAGGTGGCCTCTGCTATGAGCCCTTCAGCGGCTCCGGCTCTCAGATCATGGCTGGAGAGATGACAGGGCGGCGGGTGCATGCCATGGAGATCTCACCGGTCTATGTGGATGTGGCGGTAAAGCGGTTCATCCAGGCCACCGGGAAGATCGTCTACCTGGATGGTTCAGGCGGGAAAAGTTTTGATGAGATCGCCGCCCAGCGCGGTATCGATCTGGACCCCTGA
- a CDS encoding phage head-tail joining protein — MADVDELQIRRDRLLERLESLQTRVSHGDKTVQYDLTQAREALDLLDREINRSSGRRIARHLRVRSTKDL, encoded by the coding sequence ATGGCTGACGTAGATGAACTACAGATCCGCCGGGACAGGCTCTTGGAGCGGTTGGAGTCCCTTCAAACCCGCGTCAGTCATGGGGATAAGACGGTTCAATATGATCTGACCCAGGCCCGTGAGGCGTTGGATCTTCTGGATCGGGAAATCAATCGCAGCAGTGGTCGTCGTATCGCCCGCCATCTGCGGGTGCGCAGCACCAAGGATCTCTAA
- a CDS encoding DUF6362 family protein, which translates to MREQKWDAPAVAKRLEEAASTMKRLPEDGVRPRGHSSSWPPFLREYWESYGMQNVRVRLGPPTPDAIDRMDEALSWLHTLEPDQAKLVWLRAEKVPWKFIMAQLGVCRETARQRYLIAMATLSAKLNQQKNA; encoded by the coding sequence ATGCGTGAGCAGAAATGGGATGCTCCAGCTGTAGCAAAACGGCTAGAAGAGGCTGCCAGCACCATGAAGCGGTTGCCAGAGGATGGAGTGCGCCCCCGTGGGCATAGCTCCTCTTGGCCCCCCTTCTTGCGGGAGTATTGGGAAAGCTATGGCATGCAGAACGTCCGGGTGCGCCTGGGGCCGCCCACCCCGGATGCCATTGACCGCATGGATGAAGCTTTGTCGTGGTTGCACACTCTGGAGCCAGATCAGGCAAAGTTGGTGTGGCTTCGTGCTGAAAAGGTGCCGTGGAAGTTCATCATGGCCCAACTCGGTGTCTGCAGGGAGACTGCCCGCCAGCGCTACCTGATCGCTATGGCCACTCTTTCAGCCAAACTCAATCAACAAAAAAATGCCTAG
- a CDS encoding phage terminase large subunit family protein, whose translation MALSAAQIYEDAFLQGLMPDPRLTVSEWADEHRMLSSVASGEPGPWRTDRTPYLQEVMDSLSPSSPIERVVAMFGSQLGKTECGLNWVGYVIHHAPGPMLMVQPTVEMAKRYSKQRVGPLIESSSEIRERVKPARSRDSGNTVLSKEFPGGILLMTGANSAVGLSSAPIRYLFMDEVDRFPGDADGEGDPVALAIQRTANFSNRKVLLTSTPTIKGFSRIEAAYAESDQRQFWVPCPECGEFQVLTWAQVKWPHGERKAAYYLCPHCESQLADHQKGWMLENGVWRAAAAGDGKTAGFHLSSLYSPHGWTSWGDIAVEHGLVHKDPSRLKTWVNTKMGQCWEEQGDRIDGEGLMERREVWGELLPADVAVLTAGVDVQDDRLEVEIVGWGRDEESWSIDYRVLWGDPSSPAVWEDLDNLLRHPLGHSRQLPDMTIRAAAIDTGGHHTLKSYAFCRSRQGRRIWAIKGRGGQGVPIWPRKPSTKNKGKVPLFILGVDACKEAILSRLRIEEPGPGFLHFPMQRDGDYFKQLTAESVVTRYHKGRPIREWNKRDSDRNEALDCRVYAMAALQGLIAMGFRLNMAVEKIAEHPLKDAMPEPGKVQQKKIKPKRRVIQSSWV comes from the coding sequence ATGGCCTTGTCCGCAGCGCAGATTTACGAAGATGCATTCCTTCAGGGGCTGATGCCCGATCCGCGTCTGACGGTCTCTGAATGGGCTGATGAACACCGCATGCTCTCTTCGGTGGCCTCGGGGGAACCCGGCCCTTGGCGCACCGATCGCACCCCCTATTTGCAGGAGGTGATGGACTCTCTTTCACCCAGTTCCCCCATTGAGCGGGTGGTGGCGATGTTTGGTAGTCAGCTGGGCAAAACCGAGTGTGGCCTGAACTGGGTGGGGTATGTGATCCACCATGCACCGGGTCCCATGCTGATGGTTCAGCCCACGGTGGAGATGGCTAAGCGCTACTCCAAACAGCGGGTGGGACCGCTCATTGAATCAAGTTCTGAGATCCGGGAGCGGGTAAAACCGGCTCGATCTCGGGACAGTGGCAACACGGTGCTTTCCAAGGAGTTCCCTGGCGGCATCCTTTTGATGACCGGAGCCAACAGCGCGGTGGGGCTCTCCTCCGCGCCGATCCGCTATCTCTTCATGGATGAGGTGGACCGTTTTCCAGGTGACGCTGATGGCGAAGGGGATCCGGTGGCGCTGGCGATTCAGCGCACGGCGAACTTCTCCAATCGCAAGGTGCTGCTTACTAGCACACCGACAATCAAGGGCTTCAGTCGCATCGAAGCAGCTTATGCAGAAAGCGACCAGCGTCAGTTCTGGGTACCCTGCCCAGAGTGTGGTGAATTCCAGGTGCTGACATGGGCCCAGGTGAAATGGCCTCATGGTGAGCGAAAAGCGGCGTATTACCTCTGTCCACACTGTGAATCACAGCTGGCTGACCATCAAAAGGGCTGGATGCTGGAAAACGGCGTCTGGCGAGCGGCGGCTGCTGGGGATGGGAAAACCGCAGGCTTTCACCTCTCCTCCCTCTATAGCCCCCATGGCTGGACCTCATGGGGGGACATTGCGGTGGAGCATGGTCTGGTGCACAAGGATCCATCTCGATTAAAGACCTGGGTCAACACTAAAATGGGGCAGTGTTGGGAGGAGCAAGGTGACCGTATCGATGGCGAAGGGCTCATGGAGCGCCGAGAGGTCTGGGGCGAACTGCTCCCTGCTGATGTGGCTGTACTCACAGCTGGCGTTGATGTTCAGGATGATCGTCTTGAAGTTGAAATCGTAGGCTGGGGCCGGGATGAAGAGTCCTGGTCCATTGACTATCGGGTATTGTGGGGTGATCCCTCATCCCCAGCTGTATGGGAAGATCTGGACAACCTGCTCCGTCACCCCCTTGGTCACAGTCGGCAGTTGCCAGATATGACCATCCGGGCCGCCGCTATCGATACCGGTGGTCACCATACCCTGAAGTCCTATGCCTTCTGCCGATCCAGGCAGGGCCGAAGGATCTGGGCCATCAAGGGGCGTGGTGGTCAGGGAGTGCCCATCTGGCCCCGTAAGCCCTCCACTAAAAACAAGGGGAAGGTGCCGCTTTTCATTTTGGGTGTGGATGCCTGTAAAGAGGCGATCCTCTCCCGTCTACGCATTGAAGAGCCAGGACCGGGCTTTCTGCACTTTCCCATGCAACGGGATGGGGACTACTTCAAACAGCTCACCGCTGAATCGGTGGTGACCCGTTATCACAAGGGCCGCCCCATTCGGGAGTGGAATAAGCGGGATTCCGATCGCAACGAGGCCCTGGATTGCCGTGTCTATGCCATGGCGGCACTACAGGGGCTGATTGCCATGGGGTTTCGGCTCAACATGGCGGTTGAGAAGATCGCTGAACACCCTCTTAAAGATGCGATGCCTGAGCCCGGCAAAGTGCAGCAAAAGAAGATCAAACCTAAACGCCGGGTTATTCAATCCAGTTGGGTCTAA
- a CDS encoding integration host factor subunit alpha: protein MTKADIVQTVYHRLGLSKKESADVVESVFEIIRSQLESGEPVKIYGFGGFSMLDKKPRQGRNPKTGEDVEISARRVVTFKASQILLDRVNKGPS, encoded by the coding sequence ATGACCAAAGCGGATATCGTTCAGACTGTTTACCATCGGCTTGGTCTGTCCAAGAAAGAGTCTGCTGACGTCGTGGAGTCGGTTTTTGAGATTATCCGCAGCCAACTGGAAAGTGGTGAGCCTGTTAAGATCTACGGCTTTGGTGGCTTCAGTATGCTGGATAAAAAACCCCGCCAGGGTCGCAACCCAAAAACAGGGGAAGATGTAGAGATATCAGCGCGCCGCGTTGTAACTTTCAAGGCCAGCCAGATCCTGTTGGATCGTGTGAATAAGGGCCCGAGCTGA
- a CDS encoding endonuclease, producing MGKPGFIVLTLSLLMTISAIAQAADPQIPHRIASFSEAKKLLPKVFEGHRTTFYCGCSYTKHKEVRSGACGYQPRKNPKRGSRIEWEHVVPAHAFGHTRQCWQEPICTTQKGKAYKGRRCCAKVDPVFEAMESDLHNLVPAVGELNGDRSNLSFSMVSGEPRAYGACDFEIDWDTDRVEPRPEVRGDIARTYFYMNATYGLPISKKQRRLFEVWNREDPVDDWERERNRRIERMQGNANPFIQ from the coding sequence ATGGGAAAACCTGGATTTATAGTTTTGACACTCTCACTGCTGATGACCATCTCGGCCATCGCCCAAGCTGCTGATCCTCAAATCCCCCATCGCATTGCTTCGTTCAGCGAAGCTAAAAAGCTTCTCCCCAAAGTCTTTGAAGGCCACCGCACTACATTTTACTGCGGCTGTAGCTATACCAAGCATAAGGAAGTTCGGTCGGGAGCATGCGGCTATCAGCCCCGAAAAAATCCTAAGCGGGGTAGTCGCATTGAATGGGAACACGTTGTTCCTGCTCACGCCTTTGGCCATACCCGTCAGTGCTGGCAAGAGCCAATCTGTACAACCCAAAAAGGCAAAGCTTACAAAGGCCGCAGATGCTGTGCGAAGGTTGATCCCGTCTTTGAAGCGATGGAGTCTGATCTCCACAACTTGGTCCCTGCAGTAGGTGAACTTAACGGCGATCGCAGCAACCTGTCATTTTCTATGGTTTCAGGTGAGCCCAGAGCTTATGGAGCCTGTGATTTTGAGATCGACTGGGACACCGACCGTGTTGAGCCCCGCCCTGAAGTGCGTGGTGATATTGCTCGGACCTATTTCTACATGAATGCCACATACGGTTTGCCAATCAGCAAAAAGCAGAGGCGGCTCTTTGAAGTTTGGAACAGGGAAGATCCAGTCGATGACTGGGAACGTGAACGGAATCGTAGAATAGAACGGATGCAGGGTAACGCAAATCCCTTTATCCAGTAG
- a CDS encoding HU family DNA-binding protein, with translation MNLTELKKAVAESSGLSQANADKAIKATFAAMTDALKGGDGVSISGFGAFQIDERAARTGRNPKTGQEIKIAASKNVKFKAGKVLKDAVNG, from the coding sequence ATGAATCTGACTGAACTGAAGAAGGCTGTTGCTGAATCCTCCGGCCTGAGCCAGGCCAATGCCGACAAGGCGATCAAAGCCACCTTTGCCGCTATGACCGATGCACTGAAGGGCGGTGATGGTGTGAGCATTTCCGGCTTTGGCGCGTTCCAAATCGATGAGCGGGCTGCTCGCACAGGTCGGAACCCTAAAACCGGGCAAGAGATTAAGATCGCGGCCTCGAAGAATGTGAAGTTCAAAGCCGGCAAGGTGCTCAAAGATGCCGTAAACGGCTGA
- a CDS encoding crossover junction endodeoxyribonuclease RuvC, which yields MAKQSVPQVGENENRAVLALDLGTQMGWALYHPDGTITSGTVSFKLGRFEGGGMQWVRFKAWLAEMHFTSDVGQILFEEVRRHSGVGASHVYGGFLAHLTAWAEHHEVPYMGVPVGSIKKSATGKGNASKEQVIHAMKRLGYTPEDDNEADALALLHWQIDQGGVE from the coding sequence ATGGCTAAGCAGAGTGTGCCCCAAGTGGGCGAAAATGAAAACAGGGCCGTACTTGCCCTGGACCTTGGTACCCAGATGGGATGGGCGCTGTACCACCCCGATGGGACCATCACCAGCGGCACGGTGTCGTTCAAGCTGGGCCGGTTTGAAGGGGGCGGTATGCAGTGGGTCAGGTTCAAAGCCTGGCTGGCTGAGATGCACTTCACCAGCGATGTAGGTCAGATCCTGTTCGAGGAGGTGCGCAGACACAGTGGTGTTGGGGCTTCACATGTCTATGGGGGATTCCTGGCCCATCTCACCGCATGGGCAGAGCACCATGAGGTGCCCTACATGGGGGTGCCCGTGGGCAGCATCAAAAAATCAGCTACGGGCAAAGGCAACGCCAGCAAGGAGCAGGTGATTCACGCCATGAAGCGCCTGGGATACACCCCGGAGGATGACAACGAGGCCGACGCTTTGGCCCTGCTGCATTGGCAGATCGACCAGGGAGGTGTGGAATGA